Sequence from the Opitutaceae bacterium genome:
GATCTGCTGAAGGATGCCTCTCTGCTCCGTGCACAAACGGCAATCACGGTCGCCCAGGATCGTCTGGCCGCACTGCCTGAAACCAGGGCGCGGTTTCTTGAGGCGGTTGAAGCGGCGCTGCACTTCGGCCAGGGACAGGTCCAGCTCTTCGACGCTGAATCGCTCACCGAACTCAGCCGCTACTCGCGCGGTCTCCATTCGCCCGCGACGGGACGCACCTTCCGCGCCGCGTCACCCGCGCTTTTCTCGTTCAATTCGCCCCTCGGTGCCTGCCCGCAGTGCCGCGGCTTCGGGCGAATCATCGAGATCGACTACCGGCGGGCCATACCCGACGGAAACCTCTCCATCGAGGAGGGCGCGATCAAGTGCTGGGAAGGCGAGGTGTACAGCGCATCCAGGGATGATCTGCTCCGCGTCGCGCGAAAGCAAAGGATCCCCACACGCGTGCCGTTCTCCAGCCTGACCGAAGCGCAGCGCCGATTCGTCATCGACGGAGAGGATGGCTACGGTGAAAACGGACTCGAATGGCCGAAGGCCTGGTATGGCGTGAAGGGTTTCTTTCGATGGCTCGAAAAGAACACCTACAAGATGCACGTGCGCGTCTTCCTCTCGCGCTACCGCGCCTACAACCCCTGCCCCGCCTGCCGCGGCACCCGGCTGCAGCCGGAATCGCTCTGCTGGAAATGGAACGGCCACACACTGCCATCGCTGTATGCGATGCCGGTGGGCGACCTTCGCGCCATTCTGGAGTCATCCCCATCTTCCGCGGCTGGGCATGCCGGCTCACACAGCGCGTCAATCGCCTTCGATTCCATCCTCACCCGGCTGCGCTACCTCGACGAGGTGGGGCTGGCTTACCTCACGCTGGACCGGACATCCAAGACCCTCTCGGGCGGCGAGGTTCAGCGCGTGAACCTGACATCATGCCTCGGAACCTCGCTCGTCGACACCTTGTTCGTCCTCGATGAACCCAGCGTCGGTCTTCATCCGCGCGACATCGACCGGCTCATTTCCATCGTGCGCACACTGACGGACGCGGGCAACACGGTCGTCGTTGTCGAGCACGACGAGGCCATGATCTGCGCGGCGGACCACGTGATCGAAGTCGGACCGGAGCCCGGCGCGCGCGGCGGGGAGATTGTCTTCCAAGGATCCCTGGAAGACCTGCTGAAATCCCCGTCCAGCCTCACCGGCGCATACGTGTCCGGACGCCGCAGCGTTCCCGTGCCATCCACGCGTCGTGCCGTTTCCCCATCGGATCCTCACCTGAGGCTGAGGAAGGTCACCAAGCACAATCTCCATGGCGTCGACATCGACATTCCGCTGCGACGGTTCGTCTGCCTGAGCGGTGTATCCGGTTCGGGCAAATCAACGTTGCTCGACCACGCCATCCATCAAGGCCTGCTCACAAAGGCCCATCAGTTGACGGAGGATCCAGCCAGTATGGAGAGCATCACGACCGATCTCGAGTTTTCCGAGGTGATGCTGGTCGATCAATCGCCGTTGACGCGCACGCCGCGCTCGAATCCCGCCGTGTACACCGGCGCCTGGGATCTCATACGGGACCTTTTTGGAAAACTGCCCGAGGCGCGGAAAAACGGCTTCTCCTCCTCCAGTTTTTCCTTCAACAGCGGCGACGGTCGCTGCGAGCACTGCCGGGGGCTCGGATACGAACGCGTGGAAATGCAGTTCCTGTCCGATGTCTTTGTCCCCTGCCCCATCTGCGAGGGTCGCCGCTTCAAACCGGAGGTGCTGGCCATCTCCTGGAACGGCCATTCCATCTCCGATCTTCTCTCCACCCCGGTGAGGGAGGCGATCCTCATCTTTGCGGACGAACCGCGCATCCAGCGGCGACTGGCTCCGCTCGAGGCCGTGGGACTCGACTACCTGACGCTGGGGCAGCCCCTGAACACGCTGAGCGGAGGCGAGGCGCAGCGTCTCAAACTCGTGCGGTACCTGGGTGCGTTCGCCTCGGACGATCCCTCCCACGCGCTGCTCCTGCTCGACGAACCCACCACGGGACTGCATCGCCATGACGTCCTGCGTCTCGTCGGCGTCCTTCAATCCCTGGTGGGGCGGGGGCACAGTGTGGTGGTGATCGAGCACAATCTCGATGTGCTCAAGTCCGCCGACTGGATCGTCGAGATCGGCCCGGGGGCGGGCGCTGACGGCGGACGCATCGTGTCGGCCGGCACGCCCGAGTCCTCGGCAGGAGGGAAAACCGCGACGGCGCCATTCCTCGCCCAGGCGCTGGGCGAGGCGCGCGAAGGAGAGGACCGTCCGCAGGCTGTGGCGGAGGCGCAGGGAGTGTATTCAAAATCCAGTGACACGATCGCCGCTCCCGCGAGCCAGGCGCTCACGTTGATTGGCGCCCGGGAGAACAATCTGAAGAATCTCTCGGTCTCGCTTCCGCACCGCGAGCTCATCGTGGTCACGGGAGTGTCGGGCTCGGGCAAGTCGACGCTGGCCTTCGACATCGTGTTCGCCGAGGGGCAGCGCCGGTTCATGGAGGCGATGTCGCCCTATGCGCGCCAGTTCGTCGAACAACTGCCGCGCCCCGACATCGACCGGCTCTCGGGAATTCCACCGACGGTCGCGATTGAGCAGCGCGTTACCCGGGGATCGAGAAAATCCACGGTCGCCACGATAACCGAGGTCGCCCAGTACCTGCGCCTGCTCTACGCGCGGCTCGGGGTTCAGCACAATCCCGACACGGACAAGCCCGTCGAACCGATGTCGCTCCGGCGTCTGACGACCCACATGGAGCGCCTGCTGGAGACGCCCGGTGCAAAACGCTCAAGGCAGATTCTGCTCTGCGCCCCACTCATACGCGGCAGGAAGGGGCATCACCTGCCCATTGCCTCCTGGATCGCTGAGCACGGATACCCGCTCATGCGGGTCGATGGAGGCATCGTGCGCGTGAAGGATTTCAAGGGAGTCGACCGCTACAAGGAGCACGACATCGAGGTTGTGGTCGGCGACCTGAAGGCTGTCATCGATCCCGAGGGATCCGGATCCGCGAAGAACAGGCGGGGATCAACGCGCAGCCCGGAGGCCCGCCGCACAGGACCCGCGGAGTTTCTCAAGGATGCCCTTCGCATCGGAAAGGGATCCTGCTTTCTGTCCACGGCGCAGGGGAAGATCATCTCCTGGCTTTCGACAACCCGGACCGACGCCGAGACCGGCGAGAGTTTCCCGGAACTGGATCCGAAGCATTTTTCCCACAATTCGCCGCGTGGATGGTGCCCGACCTGCCGCGGGCACGGCCGTGTCTTTCCGTGGATGCTGGAGATCGACGAGGAGGCCGATGACGAAGACCCCGCCGTGCGCCTTCGCCTGTTCGGCATTGAATCCGCCGAGGACCTCGCCTCCGAGGGCACACCCTGTCCGGAATGTCACGGCGAGCGACTCAACCGCATCGCACGCGCCGTGAAGCTCCACCTGCGCGGCGGAAGGACCGCCATCTCCCTGCCATCGCTGCTGCGGTCGACCCCCGCCGAGCTGCTTGCCACGCTGGGGCGACTTGAACTCGATGCGCGCGGGAGACTGATCACGCAGGACGTCATTCCCCAGATCAGGGAGCGTCTCCGTTTTCTTGACCACGTGGGACTGGGTTATCTTTCACTGGACCGCCCCACCGACACGCTGTCGGGCGGGGAGGCCCAGCGCATTCGTCTCGCCGCCCAGCTCGGCACCAATCTCGCCGGCGTGCTCTACGTTCTCGACGAACCCAGCATCGGGCTGCATGCGCGCGACAACAACCGCCTCATCGAAACGCTGCTGAAACTGCGCGACAAGGGGAACTCGCTGCTCGTCGTCGAACACGACGATGAAATCATGCAGCGGGCTGACCGCATCGTGGATCTCGGCCCGGCCGCCGGCATTCATGGCGGAGAACTGCTCGCCAACGGAACGCCTGTAGAAATCAGAAGCAGCAAGAGCTCGATCACAGGACTGTTCCTTGAGCGCGGCATCATCCACCCTTCTCGCCGATCCTACCGGACGGTACCGGATGGTCCGCATGGACGCGACTGGCTGCGACTGACAAAGGCGCATTTCCGCAATCTCAAGGGCTTCGACATCGCGATTCCACCAGCGCGGCTCGTCATGGTCGCCGGCCCCAGCGGCGCGGGCAAATCCACCCTGTTTCGCGACCTGCTGCACCCCGCCGTCAAGCACGCCATCGCCGGCGATCTCGAACGCCTCAACGGAAAGGACTTTGTCAGGAACTCAAAGTTCGCTGCTGACGGAGGCACTGCCAGGCCATCGGCTCCTCCCTTTGCCCTGCTCACCGGTGGCAATGCCTTCCGCTCAGTCATCGAGGTCGATCAATCACCGATCGGAAAAACCCCAAGGTCCACACCGGCGACCTATCTCGGCATCTTCGATCTCATCCGACAATTCTTCGCTGCGCTGCCGGAGTCGAAGGTCCGTGGCTACGCACCGGGTCGTTTTTCGTTCAACACACCGGGAGGACGCTGCCCGACCTGCGAGGGCGGCGGTCGCATCCGCATGGAAATGGCCTTCATGCCCGACACCTACCTGCCCTGCGACGACTGCCAGGGACTTCGCTACGGCCCGGAGCTCGCCGGTGTCACATGGAAGGGGAAGAGCATCGGTGAGGTGCTGCGCCTGTCCTTTGAGGAAGCGGTTGAATTCTTTGATTTTCACTCCCGCATTTCCCAGGTCTGCAGGCTGATGAACGACTGCGGCCTCGGCTACCTGACGCTTGGACAAAGCTCCCCTTCCCTCTCCGGTGGCGAGGCCCAGCGCCTGAAGCTGGTGACCGAACTCTCGCACGGGCTCGCGACCTTCCGCGAGCGCAGCCGCGGGCAGCAGCCGCGCAATCTCTACCTGCTTGAGGAACCTACGATCGGACTCCACCTGAGCGATTGCGAACGGCTCATCGCCCTGCTGCATGCCCTGGTCGATCAGGGACACAGCGTTGTTGTCATCGAGCACCACCTCGACCTGCTCGCAGAAGCCGACTGGATCATCGAACTCGGACCGGATGGTGGCCCAAATGGAGGCGAGCTCATTTATCAGGGCCCGCTTCAAGGTCTGCTGCGCAACAGGCAAAGCCCAACCGCCCCCTACCTTCGCAAGAAGCTCACTTCCGACGCCAGCTCACTTCCGAAACGCGGCGAGACCGCTACATCCCGAAGACCTTGAGCAGCCCGTTCCAGATGGATGCCCAGAATTTTCCCGCCTTCTCAGCCGCACCCGCCTGCGCTGTTTCCTGACAGATGAAAACGCCCGGTCCGGCAAAGAGATCGTCGAACAGCGGATTCATGTCGCGATAGTAGCCCCAGAAGGTCTCCGCCCTGACGGGCCGATAGGCCAGATTCGGCGTAAACCCGATCGTGGCATCCTGATTGGTCCTGCGGGCCGCGCGTGCCTGTCCATCCCGCTCCGTCAGGTGCTCGGCGCGCACACCCCGTGTTCCCGCGACAATCAGGCGGCAGGGTCCCCTGAATTCGAAAAACCTGAACTGCAGGGTCACCCAAGACAGCCACCTCCAAATCACCCACCGTCTTGAAATGCGCAGGCGTTCACCGGCTGGATTGATTGCCCCTGCGAGATAACTCGGCCTCAGGATCAATGATCCACCCTGCGGCACCTGCACCACCGCCAGCTCGATGTGCGGATCCTTGGCATTGGAAAAGGTGACAAGATACTGCGCTCCCGCGGTTGAGTTCCGCATCTCGACAAGTTCCGACAGTCCGCAGGCAAGACTCGTGAAGGGAATGCTCCAATCGAGAAGGAATCGCGTCTTTCGGGTCAGACCTTCATCACTCGCCTGCAGGTACTTTTCCTTCACGCGCAGGCGCTCCCCCGGCCACAGGAGCGAATCCACGGATACATGGCTGGGACCGACATCCGGATTGAAGCCAGCCACCGAACTGAATCGAAGCGGCCTGCCGGCAGCCACGAGTGGCGCGATGCCGTAGTACATGAAGAGCTTCCAGAGTGTCGGTCCAAACAGGTAGGTCGCCAGCGCAACCGCGATGTACCACTTGCTCGCATCCCACGCGGCCTTCAGATAGCGCATGCCCGCGGCGTCCGCGTTTTCCGCATGGACAATCTGACGATCGACTCGTTCGAGCGAAAGCGCCACACCCTCCTTCTCCCACAGCGTGTGCGTCAGCAGCCGTTCAATCTCCGGGAGTTTTCCGGCCGCCTCCTTTTTCAACGCCTCCACCTTCTTCGCCTGCTCTTCGTTCATGCGCTGCTGCTCGGCGTTGCCAAACAGCCGGTCCCACCAGCTTGAAAGTTCGCGCAGCATCCCCAGGATTTTCTCGGCCCTCTGAATTCTGTCCTTTTGCAACGCCGCCTCCGCCTGAATTGAGGCGATGCGCGACTCGATCTGCGTCTTCAGCGTCAACAAACGCTCCTTCTCACCCTTCAGCGCAGCCACCACCTGGCTGTTCCCGCCCTTGGCCGCGCGCTGGTCCTGAATGAAAAAGTACAGCGCATACGC
This genomic interval carries:
- the uvrA gene encoding excinuclease ABC subunit UvrA → MVRLRDHVDSHSSAVHPASAGPASPRPECIRLKGVRQNNLKGFDLDVPLGKYVVVTGLSGAGKSSLVFDTLHAEGQRRYVETFSAYTRQFLDLLDKPRVDSIENIRPSIAIEQSNTVKTSRSTVGTMTELTDYFKVWFSHVAHCFDPVTGERVEDDTPQSIWTKTLERHSGRNLIIGFTIRKPEKLAWEEILASLKAQAYVRALVPETDTAPARIIVRRIEDLLKDASLLRAQTAITVAQDRLAALPETRARFLEAVEAALHFGQGQVQLFDAESLTELSRYSRGLHSPATGRTFRAASPALFSFNSPLGACPQCRGFGRIIEIDYRRAIPDGNLSIEEGAIKCWEGEVYSASRDDLLRVARKQRIPTRVPFSSLTEAQRRFVIDGEDGYGENGLEWPKAWYGVKGFFRWLEKNTYKMHVRVFLSRYRAYNPCPACRGTRLQPESLCWKWNGHTLPSLYAMPVGDLRAILESSPSSAAGHAGSHSASIAFDSILTRLRYLDEVGLAYLTLDRTSKTLSGGEVQRVNLTSCLGTSLVDTLFVLDEPSVGLHPRDIDRLISIVRTLTDAGNTVVVVEHDEAMICAADHVIEVGPEPGARGGEIVFQGSLEDLLKSPSSLTGAYVSGRRSVPVPSTRRAVSPSDPHLRLRKVTKHNLHGVDIDIPLRRFVCLSGVSGSGKSTLLDHAIHQGLLTKAHQLTEDPASMESITTDLEFSEVMLVDQSPLTRTPRSNPAVYTGAWDLIRDLFGKLPEARKNGFSSSSFSFNSGDGRCEHCRGLGYERVEMQFLSDVFVPCPICEGRRFKPEVLAISWNGHSISDLLSTPVREAILIFADEPRIQRRLAPLEAVGLDYLTLGQPLNTLSGGEAQRLKLVRYLGAFASDDPSHALLLLDEPTTGLHRHDVLRLVGVLQSLVGRGHSVVVIEHNLDVLKSADWIVEIGPGAGADGGRIVSAGTPESSAGGKTATAPFLAQALGEAREGEDRPQAVAEAQGVYSKSSDTIAAPASQALTLIGARENNLKNLSVSLPHRELIVVTGVSGSGKSTLAFDIVFAEGQRRFMEAMSPYARQFVEQLPRPDIDRLSGIPPTVAIEQRVTRGSRKSTVATITEVAQYLRLLYARLGVQHNPDTDKPVEPMSLRRLTTHMERLLETPGAKRSRQILLCAPLIRGRKGHHLPIASWIAEHGYPLMRVDGGIVRVKDFKGVDRYKEHDIEVVVGDLKAVIDPEGSGSAKNRRGSTRSPEARRTGPAEFLKDALRIGKGSCFLSTAQGKIISWLSTTRTDAETGESFPELDPKHFSHNSPRGWCPTCRGHGRVFPWMLEIDEEADDEDPAVRLRLFGIESAEDLASEGTPCPECHGERLNRIARAVKLHLRGGRTAISLPSLLRSTPAELLATLGRLELDARGRLITQDVIPQIRERLRFLDHVGLGYLSLDRPTDTLSGGEAQRIRLAAQLGTNLAGVLYVLDEPSIGLHARDNNRLIETLLKLRDKGNSLLVVEHDDEIMQRADRIVDLGPAAGIHGGELLANGTPVEIRSSKSSITGLFLERGIIHPSRRSYRTVPDGPHGRDWLRLTKAHFRNLKGFDIAIPPARLVMVAGPSGAGKSTLFRDLLHPAVKHAIAGDLERLNGKDFVRNSKFAADGGTARPSAPPFALLTGGNAFRSVIEVDQSPIGKTPRSTPATYLGIFDLIRQFFAALPESKVRGYAPGRFSFNTPGGRCPTCEGGGRIRMEMAFMPDTYLPCDDCQGLRYGPELAGVTWKGKSIGEVLRLSFEEAVEFFDFHSRISQVCRLMNDCGLGYLTLGQSSPSLSGGEAQRLKLVTELSHGLATFRERSRGQQPRNLYLLEEPTIGLHLSDCERLIALLHALVDQGHSVVVIEHHLDLLAEADWIIELGPDGGPNGGELIYQGPLQGLLRNRQSPTAPYLRKKLTSDASSLPKRGETATSRRP